TCGATCACAATTCGCATTAACAAACTCGAATGAAGTGGTGAAGAACCCATGCACAGACCCACTCACACGCCAAAGTTCTAGACGACTGTTCATGAACAAAAGCAGCCCGAAGTAGTACCGAAAGTGGAGGCAGCATTAAGAAAACGCCTTGTAGTGGATGAAGAAGAATATGAGGAACACGGCGTAGGCAGTGGGGAAGGTGATCCGGGCGATGACGTCGATGGTCTTGGCCACGCGGATCGGGTGAGGGGGTTCTTTTTTGCGAACCTGGACGAAACATGGCTGAAAGAAATTATTTGGCAAATGAATGATGATACTGCAAGCCAGCGAAGTGTATAAAAATAGCAGGAAATGACTTGTGTTGGTGTGCTAAGGTAACCTAGCATTAATGTCTTGCTAGCTGTGAAACTCGAGTATattgtatacctacttatcaataagttatatattgattttacttgaatttatgtatataaataatataaatttatgtatatttatgtatatatatttactgtgATGTTggcaaaactaaaataattctaatgaCGCAAAATATAGATGTAGATACTGATGTGCATTAGATTTTGTTATACAAGTGTACACAATGTTACATGATTTGGTATCAATTTGAACTGCCAAAGCGTATCATGATGCATTTCAGGGTCATATTTAGGGTGACCTGTCTCAGCTGTCTACTTGCACATAATTACTAGAAGTAGTACATTAGAATTTGCCGTTACTGCTAGATCTAATATTTCTAACATTTGCAACATTGACGCCATATTTGGCAGTAAATATTTCTATCaaattaattcagaaattgaATGCTATGTGAATATAGATGAAGtaatagaagaaaaataacttactTCTGAGACACCGCCGTTGTTGGCGGTGTGTGTACAAGGTCCGGGAGTCCCGGAGCATGCCGTACAAGATACTAAGTCCGCAGCTCCTGTTGAATCCCGCTTTTTGTCACCCTGGAATTGTCAACAGCTTTCTAGTCATAAGTCATAATGAAATAGCTTGCCAATTTCTTAGCGATAAAGGAAATAGCGTTGAAAAAGATTTAAGGTAGTTTATGGAATatggttttaaaattattataaaaataacagacaTTATAGAATTAGTGAGAAAATAAAGAGATCAACATTCTGTGCCGAATCCAAATAAATGGGAAAAGGGTTAAGGCAAGAAAATGCAGAATTAGTGTGAGATATATAACTaaatactactactactaataatacatacagtttataaaaataaaatgagagAATGATCTTAGATCGGTTCGGCTAGTGGGCTAATAAGTATTATCCTATATTGCaattgaatttagaataaatattagtaaggtgatacatatatcatattatatcaCAATACATAATGACCGCAAAGGAACTGTTGGTAAACTAATGCCAACTTGGGGCACTAAAACAAGATAGGATACCACAAAATTCGAAATTATGAACTACTTAACGACTTCAGTAATGTAAAGATCTTGAGCATACTCACAGGCTGCAGCAATCCAAAAGCAGCGTTAAAACAACAGAATGTGTTAGTTCTCATGATATCTGATGATGGATGCGGGCTAACTTCTAAGGGGTGATCTCAATGCCTCACTTACGGCACTGCTCACGCTTGGCACAGCCTCGGGGGTTTCAGACCTAGCCCATTGTAGGAATGCGATCGCCTCCTAGTaatcaatacaatattattctcAGCTAAAGCGTACAGCGTTACATTTTTCTTCTGTCATGTCAGATGAAGTTGACGACTCGCAAAGTGAGACTCTAGAGTAACTTAAACGATTTCATATGAGaagcattacatttaaatacgGTCGTCACTATTAGACAATGTAAcgctataatataataaaataagccaAAGCTTTAAAACGATTATCTTTTGTAATAGTTATGTTCAATATAAGTATGTTAAGCTCATATTCGaaagcatattttataatttctatgcGTGTTTAGTCTAGCTTTTGTATTGTGAAACGCCATACGCCATAAtacctaaaaaaattataagcaaTAACGTTGCTTGTTATATGTCTCTTATATCTGTTTGTgatttgtgttattattataacttatttgctaaaaaaactaaaattggcTTAAATAATGTGCATTGTAATAAGTTAGTAGGTTGATATTTTCTCGGTTTTTTGTCCTTcatgcattttaaaaataacttggtAGGTTTGGGGGAGGAAGCTTCAAATAACTATAAGTGTCTATGAAGCAAATGGCTTAAATCTATTTAGGACGTTGGAAGAAAACAAACTTTCTACCTATTGAAGAGGTAGGTATATAGGAATCATGCTCTCATGAAAAGGTGCTGCATATACGTTTTCATTTTCACTGCTATATTTCTTATAGGTAgattataactatttatactttatttatataattatatatagaaaCTGCGCTTCTAATAATtctcatattaatttaataaaaattacttaatatgtcttaaataaattcattaagtTAGTATCACAATTATCAGAAGTGAAGTTTCTAATTAAGAACTAAATAAGAACCGTTGATTTGATAGAAATATATCCATGGTTGTGATCACAGGTAAACACTGACAAGATTCACAAATAAGTGATATAGGATTAAGTAAGTCCTAAGTCTCGGAGATTGGCAGATGGGAAATTTCgcgttgaaataaattttttgaatCGATTTGGGGTGaacaaagaaatataacaGCTCAATGAGGGGATGGTGCCAATGACAGCGGCGAAGGTTCTTACCAGGGGGCTGGCCAGTATAATGCCAATTCTGCTGAGGACTGCGGGCAGTCGCTGCAAACACACCACACACACTTTGTTCACTCGTGACGGATGGCAGTGCAGTGATCACATTGACTATATTGTTGTGGCCAGATTATCATACAACTGTTACTTTTACATCCAAAAGTTTCTTTATttacgaatttttttttgaataattttgtttttttttttcatcgtgCGTAAATTATGGCATATTCATAGAACTATGTCTAGTATCATACAGCcataatatacacatatataataatggatTTTAGTACTTTGCAATGTTTtctgtgttaaaaatatatgtaagaagttgtttaactatataagtttattataaatattgtgatgATAAGCAATAACAACATAGAGCTAATGACAATTTAGAAAACGAGAATAAAAGAAGTGGCCACACAAAATAGTCTTAAGAATAATTACGAAGAAATATGAAGAAATTTCGTTTATCAATTGATAAACGAAAATTCTCTGCAAATGAATTTCTCGATACGACGGCTGGCCTTCCCAACaggtaaaaatttaatgagCCAAATACAATCATgcaatataggtacatatatgtaaattttgtgaagcatgctttaaaatatagataaatagattttgCTAAACTGACATATGTAATAGGTTAACCATGCTATGTATTTTGCTATTAAGTATGGCAAGGAAAACATTGCAAAgagtaagaaaaataaacagttgaTTTACGAAGGACCTAAGATGAAAAAGAGAAgaattttcaacaataattaattaactatattgACCCCTCAGTTCTAGCACGGCCCGATCGGACtgcgatcctattgttgttcaattgtctttataagggataagtttattatattgattatattaaatttattatattattcgcATAATTTCAGGAGTTTCATGAATCGACTCTTTCCTAAATTATAGTTTGTATtcttaatagatatttttcaacTTAAAATGTGATGTTAAAAAGTGCTTTCGAGAATCTAATatctattttcattataatatttattatatctatagttCTTCGCGATACGTGGCTttgaacccgagatattgacaatagaATTTATGAGCGGACAAAGCCATTAAACTTAACCGGGCGAAGCCGCCGTTGAAAGCTAATGTCTGAATAAAAGCTCTGACTTTTACTTGGATCCTTCGTAAATATTGACTATGTACgtagaatataaatttggTACTTATGTAAATTAGTGCTGTTTTTACAATAATCAATACATGTATAATATACCGTTTATTATAcgtttactatattatatattttttatacgaaaTGAGGAAATATTACACCATTTGGTTGCATACTCTTAATTGCAAAcatatcgataaatattatataggaaAAGTTACAAGTATCcacagttaaatttctaaatCGACAAGGAAAACAACATTCATCATGTTACATTATACAATAGGTAGTGCACAAATACAGCTACATGTCTAGGGAAAACAACATCGAATATTACACGgtattaaatttgtaacacagagtaaaatatttaaaagaaaagtaatAGTCACCTGTGTGACGGGGTTTTCTCCAGGTCGGTAGACGACGTTATGTAGCGGTCGCTTTCTGCCGACGTAGTTGACGCAGACGAACTCAAGCAAGGAGGCGTAGATGAAACACATACACACGCCGTCCCAAACGTTCATGGCGGTGAGATTTGAAACCACCGGCAGCGTGGAACGGAAGCCGTTTGACGTCGTGAAAAAGTTCAACATTGTTGTTACACCTGGCCGTAAGATATTCGTATTATTCATTTGTGGAACTTACCTTAATTTACCTGCTATAGAAGAATAAGAAGCTTttcataaattgaataattcgCTAATATAAACTAATCATGCGtagatataatgtatttaaattaaattgatatacGTATTCTAATGATTCGTgcttgtaataattaaatgcaaaataacttttagcgatttaaattataatttacttacattataaaattagaatttttgaaaaatattttcttattcatgtaatgtatttagattctaaagagaatttaaaaaaatggctgctaaagcaaataaaatgaaactaaaacACCAACCTATCATTACTCTAGCAGGCACTGCATTCCATTCCAGCCAAAAAGTAATAAACGAAGATGTCACCAAAATGATGCCCGGAATGAAAACTGTGGTGAAGTAAAAAGATCTATCCCGCGTGAAGATGAGATCCACTTTGAGACAGCTGTAATTACCTAAAAATATCAAGCAAatctagaaataaattaaaaatgtacagTTCGCGTGTGTATCTTCTATAAAGtgtataatgaaaattgtatATGCAACGATCAAGCCGAACCTGCGAAAGGAAATTCAGCGTGTTTATTAACAGCTCCAGCCACAACTACAGTCAGAGAAAGTTAAGATGCAAGACCGAGAACATTCCCATTGCCAGCCACATGTTTTACCTATCATGGAACGAGCTGGCACTGCGTTCCATTCCAGCCAGAATGTGATGAACGAGGAGGTCACCAGGATAATGCCGGGGATAAATACTGTGGTAAAGTAGAATGCTCGGTCTCTAGTAAAGATTAGGTCGACCTTAAGGCAGCTGTAGTTACCTGTGGAGCGAATATAGTTAGGTACAATTGGGGACTTGCGTATTGATCAAAATCATCAGTATTGTTCAAAGTTTTTGTTCGAACTTAAAGAGGTGAAGGTCAGGTAAAAACGTGGATGTAAAATTCCAAATAACTCCATTCAGAGGCCTTGTCATTCGATACATTTtgaattgcaataaaataacaaatttctaATAAAGTAACTACTATCCAGAATGTATGAGTAATGCGTGTTGTGTTCATATGCTGGTAAATGTAAATACTAGCGTAAATGGTTTTTTTGAAGACAAGGAGCAAACTATGTATCAAACACGTGCGGAACATACGAATACGAGTAGGTACACTTTACAGGCATGCAATGGGCAGATGAGTTGGAAACATAAATGCATTGTGATAATTGTTTTTCGTCCGGTGATAGATATGTATACCTCATCCGATATATTTTACACCAATCAGTTTTGTAACACAATTACGCCTTTACTCACACATAAGCGGAAAATATACGGCAAAGACGTCACCGGACTGAATGGTGGTCGTCCGGTGGACTAAGTACCTTGCTCCTCAAAGCGTCTCTGGCAAAGGTTACATGTCAGCTCTTCATCGTCTTCGTAAAGTGATATACCATCAGCTGCTTGCAAAGACGTTAACAAAATCTTACAATCTACTTTCAAAATTCCTTCTAAAATATACGTTTATAATGACAAAAACTGTTACTACTGCTATTTTTGTGTCAGGTAACAAAACAACCACGGCACCATGTCACTATGTACATGCGAATCGCTAGCTAGGCTCTAACACAAAATCACGATTTGTTATTAATGATTGTTAAAAAGTCACATTACACATACTAGAAGCTAGTTACTACGTTATTGTCAATGATATAAAATgaagttgtaaaaaataacctttattACAAATCAAGACCAAGCTGAAAAGAGTTAATCAGAATTTCAGATTACCATGTTTGATTTTCTCTTGTGCGGTAAAGGGATTTGTGctaaaaagaattaaaacataaaaggaTTTGGGAGTCTAGTCTACACAAGTATGGTTAAAAAAGGTTATGTAGTCATGTCATGTAAGCGTTGAGATGTGATGACTTAGGTGTGTGGATGGTTACCTCTCCAGCTAGCCTTGATGGGGCACGGGATGGTTTGGTTCTGGATAAGGTACGCATTGAGGGTAGTCAGCGAGGGCGACTTCCTCAATGTGTCCTCGTCATTTTTCCACACGTAATTGATAGCTGACTGCTCATACGATACTGTAATCGacgatagaaaaaaattacaaataagtaagtagaaattaagttatttttgcggttgaaattatttttttgtggaattgataaaaactttgttagttattacttattgtgatagaaatatttatgattgtctgtatttatttaacatgaaTGATCAtactattcaaattaatttaaaaagttacatttattagtaagataatagtttatttttctgcATTCAGAATAGACTcctgattttaaattttcgtgtTCTATGTATATCTATGGTTTACTCACTACTTTCTAAGGCAAATGAACACAATGGGTCGTCGAAAGGGAAGATGTTGAGTCTCCCCTGGCAGGAGAGTATCAGATGCCGCCGCATCAGATAGTTTATGGTGCCATTGCGGTAGATGCGCAGCGCGAAGTGCATCGGGATTATCGGGTCCTGGAAAATAACAACGAaatccaatttaaaaaagatattgtTGTTGCGTTTATCCCGATCAGTGAGAGAGAATTAATATGGCTAATGATGATTTCGGGTTCACAAATTTGAGAAAGAAGATGcgttatacattttatagtgAAAAGTTTCATTAATGCCTACTTCTTCCTGTAACATACTCACGTTGAATCATGTGTGCTTTTGAAAGAATAAAGTGCATGTTGAAATTTTGATAGCAGTTGGAAAGTTGTGGTAAGTTAATAGATAGAATAGATACATTAATGCTAATAAATATCAGTAGTACTCAATTTTATTGCTTCTACCAAAATCACTAACAACTAACAATAAATGGATTAAATTCCCACCTTAAAGTCTCCATGCATAATGAAATATGTGTCTGGCAGCCAAATGTCTTCGTGATGATGAATAGCGTTTAGAAAGTCGTAGTGAGACTGATTGGAATATCTGAGCCGAGGGTCGTACCACTGCTGCTGTAGTAAAAACTCCACCTCGTATTTCTGAAACAGACGATCACATGTGTTATTTTAAGACGTTAAGATCaggttaaattaatatgaaaataattgcaaCATACTTGGCAAAAAATACAGATACAATAATACTGTATAAACTATTAACACTAGTTAGTAGATAACCAGTGTTAAAGagttactaaaatttaaaacttcatCTTATGAATATgactaacatatttttgtctacAAGACGACCAGCTCATCATAGCCATAAATCATAGCGGCACAAAATAGAGGAGAAAATGACTAAGTaaataccaaaaaataataaatagagaaACATTTAGAGGAAATAAAATGcaagaagaaatatataaacgtAGAACTTACAAGACTAGATTCGTCTGGAGATGCTAAACTAAGAAGTAGCACGCTAACATTTACGGTGAGGACACCTGAAAATCAATACAGATACATTCGACCACATGTATGTTAGAGAAGTCATGATTATACACAGTACAGTCACACGGTTTGGCATGCTCTTTACTAATAGAAGTGCTAAGATTTCATTAGGTACCCACTTATTACATGAATATTTCATCtttgtcaaatataaaaaagaacagAAAAAGGCGGAAATTAATAGCAAACCGATTGACGTTCTATTGAAAATGAAGTTTTTTGTCTGTTCCAattccataataaaaatgaaagaatgttttaattaatcaatgaAGGTTAGATATAATCAAATTGTGTTTAATGTTTGTGAAAAGAGAAAATCATTGGCGGTAATAAAGCGTGACCTTAACATAAACGCATGatagttttttcttattaCTCTTTAATCAATGTAAACGAACAATAATTTttggtatttataaaacagaacatttttaaataagaagatATAGCACAACAATAATATAGTTGATCTATTTATGatataagtagttttattatcTTGTATCTTAAGAGCTATTTGTCTATAACATCGAAACAGGGTGCATGgtaatttgtttgaaattacaTACGTAAACTACTACAAATAACCATATACAACAGCAGCAAGAGCTAAAGCGTAGGATGTCTACAATTGCGTGTGAAAGGAACCAACCTGGGAACTCGGAGTTGCGTGCAAAAAGTTGATTGTATAACATAAAAGACGCTACACTTTAAGTAATATAATGCAGGAAATTAGGATTTCTCTTTTCAAAAACATGAACACAACGCACCACGGTTGTGCGAGCGAGGCCGCAGCGATGAAAACCCGACTTTATTTTGAGCCAAAGAGTCGTTGGGCGAGGTTAGACCACAACAGAATTCTGGATCTGCAATATCACATCAATGTTTCAAGTCTCGCAATGCAGCAGTTTGTATCTATTGCATTTCGTAGtcagcaaacaaaaaaaagttagcCAGGTATCGAAGGAGtgtgaaaaatgtaatatttaccGTCTACGGGTGGAAGCAGTCTTTTATCATAGCGggaattttttaatagattgtCCAGTATCTCCTTGTCCGACTTTCCCGCGGCAAATCTGTAATCAAGAAAATTTCTATATTACGACGTATGTCATTGTCATACGTTCACTTCCAAgtaatttttcactttttgGGGGCAACGAAATCGTGTAGATTACGAAAGGGGCGTGAAGACGATTAGCCAAAAACTCCAAACATTAGGAACAATTTATCAACGTCGCATATCATGGTAAATTAAGCGCGTGGGAACGCAGGACGTAGTACCTATAGCATTCTTGGTATTGATTTTAGATTAACACTTGCCACAACAAAAGTCTCTctaatacaaactcatattgtaaataaacaaatagtaccaaatgtgctattccaggttacaaCAGTGTATAGTTTTAGGCAAATTAGTTCTGTTCTTCCGTGCTTGAGTTATTGATAAACTAAGTCGTTTGTTTAAGTATAAATACAGAATAATTACGTTGACAAACTAACAACATACAACAGCTTAGTCTAAGCATTAAGGTTGTATCAGAAACGAGCACAACATATTCAGAACTGTGACTGTGATAACTAGGTATGCCACGAAGGTAGtaacaagataaaaatatataatatacttagtaaTGGATTTTGAGAAATTTCTCCCCAACTATCTTTCGTAGTTGTATTTATTCTTTGTGCTTATTATAGTTTCTAAAATACAGTGTAGTAATATACAAGTAGGTAATACTAACAGAGATAAAACCAAGATAACAAAGGTAGCGAACTAACTTCATTTAAACAGTGCCATATGACTGAATCAATAGTCGTCACATGAATAGAACAAACTATCACACGGTTCATTGTACAAACACAGTTAGATAAGTTAAAGTTGTTTTCGAGTTAGCGTTCCGAATTTCCATAACAATGTTACAGTTTCACAAATAAGTAGATACATTGGGTTGATTAAGTTACCAGCGAGTGATTGTGGACTTGAAtccaaaataattgaaataatgaatACAGATGAAGAATCAACTAACAGCGacacggggcttcgctccgattttttaaattatgtatgctCCAATTTGAGA
The genomic region above belongs to Plodia interpunctella isolate USDA-ARS_2022_Savannah chromosome 7, ilPloInte3.2, whole genome shotgun sequence and contains:
- the pHCl-1 gene encoding glycine receptor subunit alpha-3 isoform X5 → MGWSCVVARAVAFSLMLSMVSALTSDIFAAGKSDKEILDNLLKNSRYDKRLLPPVDDPEFCCGLTSPNDSLAQNKVGFSSLRPRSHNRGVLTVNVSVLLLSLASPDESSLKYEVEFLLQQQWYDPRLRYSNQSHYDFLNAIHHHEDIWLPDTYFIMHGDFKDPIIPMHFALRIYRNGTINYLMRRHLILSCQGRLNIFPFDDPLCSFALESISYEQSAINYVWKNDEDTLRKSPSLTTLNAYLIQNQTIPCPIKASWRADGISLYEDDEELTCNLCQRRFEEQGNYSCLKVDLIFTRDRAFYFTTVFIPGIILVTSSFITFWLEWNAVPARSMIGNYSCLKVDLIFTRDRSFYFTTVFIPGIILVTSSFITFWLEWNAVPARVMIGVTTMLNFFTTSNGFRSTLPVVSNLTAMNVWDGVCMCFIYASLLEFVCVNYVGRKRPLHNVVYRPGENPVTQRLPAVLSRIGIILASPLGDKKRDSTGAADLVSCTACSGTPGPCTHTANNGGVSEVRKKEPPHPIRVAKTIDVIARITFPTAYAVFLIFFFIHYKAFS
- the pHCl-1 gene encoding glutamate-gated chloride channel isoform X23; translation: MGWSCVVARAVAFSLMLSMVSALTSDIFAAGKSDKEILDNLLKNSRYDKRLLPPVDGVLTVNVSVLLLSLASPDESSLKYEVEFLLQQQWYDPRLRYSNQSHYDFLNAIHHHEDIWLPDTYFIMHGDFKDPIIPMHFALRIYRNGTINYLMRRHLILSCQGRLNIFPFDDPLCSFALESISYEQSAINYVWKNDEDTLRKSPSLTTLNAYLIQNQTIPCPIKASWRGNYSCLKVDLIFTRDRSFYFTTVFIPGIILVTSSFITFWLEWNAVPARVMIGVTTMLNFFTTSNGFRSTLPVVSNLTAMNVWDGVCMCFIYASLLEFVCVNYVGRKRPLHNVVYRPGENPVTQRLPAVLSRIGIILASPLEAIAFLQWARSETPEAVPSVSSAGDKKRDSTGAADLVSCTACSGTPGPCTHTANNGGVSEVRKKEPPHPIRVAKTIDVIARITFPTAYAVFLIFFFIHYKAFS
- the pHCl-1 gene encoding glutamate-gated chloride channel subunit beta isoform X8, translated to MGWSCVVARAVAFSLMLSMVSALTSDIFAAGKSDKEILDNLLKNSRYDKRLLPPVDDPEFCCGLTSPNDSLAQNKVGFSSLRPRSHNRGVLTVNVSVLLLSLASPDESSLKYEVEFLLQQQWYDPRLRYSNQSHYDFLNAIHHHEDIWLPDTYFIMHGDFKDPIIPMHFALRIYRNGTINYLMRRHLILSCQGRLNIFPFDDPLCSFALESISYEQSAINYVWKNDEDTLRKSPSLTTLNAYLIQNQTIPCPIKASWRADGISLYEDDEELTCNLCQRRFEEQGNYSCLKVDLIFTRDRAFYFTTVFIPGIILVTSSFITFWLEWNAVPARSMIGNYSCLKVDLIFTRDRSFYFTTVFIPGIILVTSSFITFWLEWNAVPARVMIGVTTMLNFFTTSNGFRSTLPVVSNLTAMNVWDGVCMCFIYASLLEFVCVNYVGRKRPLHNVVYRPGENPVTQGDKKRDSTGAADLVSCTACSGTPGPCTHTANNGGVSEVRKKEPPHPIRVAKTIDVIARITFPTAYAVFLIFFFIHYKAFS
- the pHCl-1 gene encoding glycine receptor subunit alpha-2 isoform X7 produces the protein MGWSCVVARAVAFSLMLSMVSALTSDIFAAGKSDKEILDNLLKNSRYDKRLLPPVDDPEFCCGLTSPNDSLAQNKVGFSSLRPRSHNRGVLTVNVSVLLLSLASPDESSLKYEVEFLLQQQWYDPRLRYSNQSHYDFLNAIHHHEDIWLPDTYFIMHGDFKDPIIPMHFALRIYRNGTINYLMRRHLILSCQGRLNIFPFDDPLCSFALESISYEQSAINYVWKNDEDTLRKSPSLTTLNAYLIQNQTIPCPIKASWRADGISLYEDDEELTCNLCQRRFEEQGNYSCLKVDLIFTRDRAFYFTTVFIPGIILVTSSFITFWLEWNAVPARSMIGNYSCLKVDLIFTRDRSFYFTTVFIPGIILVTSSFITFWLEWNAVPARVMIGVTTMLNFFTTSNGFRSTLPVVSNLTAMNVWDGVCMCFIYASLLEFVCVNYVGRKRPLHNVVYRPGENPVTQGDKKRDSTGAADLVSCTACSGTPGPCTHTANNGGVSEPCFVQVRKKEPPHPIRVAKTIDVIARITFPTAYAVFLIFFFIHYKAFS
- the pHCl-1 gene encoding glutamate-gated chloride channel isoform X10, with amino-acid sequence MGWSCVVARAVAFSLMLSMVSALTSDIFAAGKSDKEILDNLLKNSRYDKRLLPPVDDPEFCCGLTSPNDSLAQNKVGFSSLRPRSHNRGVLTVNVSVLLLSLASPDESSLKYEVEFLLQQQWYDPRLRYSNQSHYDFLNAIHHHEDIWLPDTYFIMHGDFKDPIIPMHFALRIYRNGTINYLMRRHLILSCQGRLNIFPFDDPLCSFALESISYEQSAINYVWKNDEDTLRKSPSLTTLNAYLIQNQTIPCPIKASWRGNYSCLKVDLIFTRDRSFYFTTVFIPGIILVTSSFITFWLEWNAVPARVMIGVTTMLNFFTTSNGFRSTLPVVSNLTAMNVWDGVCMCFIYASLLEFVCVNYVGRKRPLHNVVYRPGENPVTQRLPAVLSRIGIILASPLEAIAFLQWARSETPEAVPSVSSAGDKKRDSTGAADLVSCTACSGTPGPCTHTANNGGVSEPCFVQVRKKEPPHPIRVAKTIDVIARITFPTAYAVFLIFFFIHYKAFS
- the pHCl-1 gene encoding glutamate-gated chloride channel isoform X14, whose translation is MGWSCVVARAVAFSLMLSMVSALTSDIFAAGKSDKEILDNLLKNSRYDKRLLPPVDDPEFCCGLTSPNDSLAQNKVGFSSLRPRSHNRGVLTVNVSVLLLSLASPDESSLKYEVEFLLQQQWYDPRLRYSNQSHYDFLNAIHHHEDIWLPDTYFIMHGDFKDPIIPMHFALRIYRNGTINYLMRRHLILSCQGRLNIFPFDDPLCSFALESISYEQSAINYVWKNDEDTLRKSPSLTTLNAYLIQNQTIPCPIKASWRGNYSCLKVDLIFTRDRAFYFTTVFIPGIILVTSSFITFWLEWNAVPARSMIGVTTMLNFFTTSNGFRSTLPVVSNLTAMNVWDGVCMCFIYASLLEFVCVNYVGRKRPLHNVVYRPGENPVTQRLPAVLSRIGIILASPLGDKKRDSTGAADLVSCTACSGTPGPCTHTANNGGVSEPCFVQVRKKEPPHPIRVAKTIDVIARITFPTAYAVFLIFFFIHYKAFS
- the pHCl-1 gene encoding glutamate-gated chloride channel isoform X16 yields the protein MGWSCVVARAVAFSLMLSMVSALTSDIFAAGKSDKEILDNLLKNSRYDKRLLPPVDGVLTVNVSVLLLSLASPDESSLKYEVEFLLQQQWYDPRLRYSNQSHYDFLNAIHHHEDIWLPDTYFIMHGDFKDPIIPMHFALRIYRNGTINYLMRRHLILSCQGRLNIFPFDDPLCSFALESISYEQSAINYVWKNDEDTLRKSPSLTTLNAYLIQNQTIPCPIKASWRGNYSCLKVDLIFTRDRSFYFTTVFIPGIILVTSSFITFWLEWNAVPARVMIGVTTMLNFFTTSNGFRSTLPVVSNLTAMNVWDGVCMCFIYASLLEFVCVNYVGRKRPLHNVVYRPGENPVTQRLPAVLSRIGIILASPLEAIAFLQWARSETPEAVPSVSSAGDKKRDSTGAADLVSCTACSGTPGPCTHTANNGGVSEPCFVQVRKKEPPHPIRVAKTIDVIARITFPTAYAVFLIFFFIHYKAFS
- the pHCl-1 gene encoding glutamate-gated chloride channel subunit beta isoform X2, coding for MGWSCVVARAVAFSLMLSMVSALTSDIFAAGKSDKEILDNLLKNSRYDKRLLPPVDDPEFCCGLTSPNDSLAQNKVGFSSLRPRSHNRGVLTVNVSVLLLSLASPDESSLKYEVEFLLQQQWYDPRLRYSNQSHYDFLNAIHHHEDIWLPDTYFIMHGDFKDPIIPMHFALRIYRNGTINYLMRRHLILSCQGRLNIFPFDDPLCSFALESISYEQSAINYVWKNDEDTLRKSPSLTTLNAYLIQNQTIPCPIKASWRADGISLYEDDEELTCNLCQRRFEEQGNYSCLKVDLIFTRDRAFYFTTVFIPGIILVTSSFITFWLEWNAVPARSMIGNYSCLKVDLIFTRDRSFYFTTVFIPGIILVTSSFITFWLEWNAVPARVMIGVTTMLNFFTTSNGFRSTLPVVSNLTAMNVWDGVCMCFIYASLLEFVCVNYVGRKRPLHNVVYRPGENPVTQRLPAVLSRIGIILASPLEAIAFLQWARSETPEAVPSVSSAGDKKRDSTGAADLVSCTACSGTPGPCTHTANNGGVSEVRKKEPPHPIRVAKTIDVIARITFPTAYAVFLIFFFIHYKAFS
- the pHCl-1 gene encoding glutamate-gated chloride channel isoform X15, which produces MGWSCVVARAVAFSLMLSMVSALTSDIFAAGKSDKEILDNLLKNSRYDKRLLPPVDGVLTVNVSVLLLSLASPDESSLKYEVEFLLQQQWYDPRLRYSNQSHYDFLNAIHHHEDIWLPDTYFIMHGDFKDPIIPMHFALRIYRNGTINYLMRRHLILSCQGRLNIFPFDDPLCSFALESISYEQSAINYVWKNDEDTLRKSPSLTTLNAYLIQNQTIPCPIKASWRADGISLYEDDEELTCNLCQRRFEEQGNYSCLKVDLIFTRDRAFYFTTVFIPGIILVTSSFITFWLEWNAVPARSMIGVTTMLNFFTTSNGFRSTLPVVSNLTAMNVWDGVCMCFIYASLLEFVCVNYVGRKRPLHNVVYRPGENPVTQRLPAVLSRIGIILASPLGDKKRDSTGAADLVSCTACSGTPGPCTHTANNGGVSEPCFVQVRKKEPPHPIRVAKTIDVIARITFPTAYAVFLIFFFIHYKAFS